From Girardinichthys multiradiatus isolate DD_20200921_A chromosome 3, DD_fGirMul_XY1, whole genome shotgun sequence, the proteins below share one genomic window:
- the ccne2 gene encoding G1/S-specific cyclin-E2, which translates to MSRRSDRLTLQARDSNAAEPAVRKPLKKRKSEPSKKKLQPAAKKQNYEIQKCWSEDGASPCILIETPHKELEPSDPSSFKQYQFKNLFIKASPIPRLSWASSDDVWIKMLNKELKYVHDKSYLQRHPKLQPQMRAILLDWLLEVSEVYSLHRQTAYLAQDFFDRFMLTQENVDKDNLQLIGITALFIASKIEEIYPPKVSEFAYVTDEACDMRDIQRTELHILTALDWNLCPETPISWLKLYVQVEAQKDGENFLEPQFSQETYIQITQLLDLCMMDISSLDYSYSVLAAAAFCHFSTFDVVHKVSGLTWESVFPCYKWMTSFMDTVRSEAKPQLKNFPKVKADNRHNIQTHVAYLELLKKAQEPQIDSPESQLSPVAVGKMLTPPSSTEKSANP; encoded by the exons ATGTCCAGACGCAG CGATCGCCTCACTCTTCAAGCCAGGGATTCAAACGCAGCCGAACCAGCAGTCAGAAAACCACTGAAGAAAAGAAAGTCCgag CCTTCTAAGAAGAAGCTGCAACCTGCGGCCAAGAAACAGAACTATGAAATACAG AAGTGTTGGTCGGAGGATGGGGCAAGTCCATGCATTCTCATTGAAACTCCCCACAAAGAGCTGGAGCCCTCAGACCCATCCAGCTTCAAGCAGTACCAATTCAAGAACCTCTTCATCAAGGCCTCCCCCATCCCTCGCCTCAG CTGGGCGAGTTCAGATGACGTGTGGATAAAAATGCTCAACAAGGAGCTGAAGTACGTTCATGACAAGAGCTACTTGCAGCGGCATCCTAAACTGCAGCCCCAGATGAGGGCGATTCTGCTGGACTGGCTGCTGGAG GTGAGTGAGGTGTACAGCCTCCACAGACAGACGGCATACCTGGCCCAGGACTTCTTTGACCGCTTCATGCTGACTCAGGAGAACGTTGACAAAGATAACCTGCAGCTCATTGGCATCACAGCCCTCTTCATCGCCTCTAAGATAGAA gaAATTTATCCTCCTAAAGTCTCCGAGTTTGCCTACGTCACAGACGAAGCCTGTGACATGAGGGACATCCAGCGCACAGAGCTTCATATATTAACG GCATTGGACTGGAACTTGTGTCCAGAAACTCCCATCTCCTGGCTGAAGTTGTACGTTCAGGTGGAAGCCCAGAAAGATGGAGAGAACTTCCTGGAGCCACAGTTTTCTCAGGAAACGTACATCCAAATCACACAG CTGTTAGATTTGTGTATGATGGACATCAGTTCGTTGGACTACAGCTATAGTGTTCTTGCTGCTGCTGCCTTCTGTCACTTCTCTACTTTTGACGTTGTTCATAAGGTCTCAG GCCTGACCTGGGAAAGCGTGTTCCCCTGTTATAAGTGGATGACCTCCTTCATGGACACGGTGCGCTCTGAAGCCAAACCCCAACTGAAGAACTTCCCCAAAGTCAAAGCAGACAACAGGCACAACATCCAGACGCATGTGGCCTACCTGGAGCTGCTG AAAAAAGCTCAGGAGCCTCAAATCGACAGCCCTGAAAGTCAGCTGTCACCCGTTGCAGTGGGAAAGATGCTGACCCCGCCCAGCAGCACAGAAAAGTCAGCCAATCCCTGA